The following coding sequences lie in one Mucilaginibacter sp. KACC 22773 genomic window:
- a CDS encoding cysteine desulfurase family protein, with product MRVYFDNAATTPLDPEVLKEMYKVMENHYGNPSSIHSHGREARTLIEKSRKTIAGLLHTSPAEIFFTSSGTEADNTAIRCGIIDHGITHAITSHIEHHAVLHTLEAMEKSGTIKLSFVNIDSKGNVDYDHLETLLKDNARSFVSIMHANNEIGTLSDMNRIGDLCEAYNAIYHCDTVQTMGHYQHDLSKLKTHFLVCAGHKLHGPKGVGFLHINHRIKIKPLIYGGSQERNMRGGTENIYGIVGLAKALELAYAEMEQHEAHIQGLKSYMLGKLTSEIPGVNFNGETDPEKSLYTVLNVAFPEMEMADMLLFNLDISGISASGGSACSSGTDIGSHVLTSIGASSSRPSVRFSFSKYNTKDEVDFTVAKVKELCLVSA from the coding sequence ATGCGTGTTTATTTTGATAATGCTGCTACTACGCCGCTTGACCCTGAAGTTTTAAAAGAAATGTATAAAGTGATGGAAAACCATTATGGGAACCCATCGTCAATCCATTCACACGGCAGGGAGGCACGCACGTTAATCGAAAAATCGCGCAAAACCATAGCCGGGTTGCTGCATACTTCGCCTGCCGAGATATTTTTTACATCAAGCGGTACCGAAGCCGATAATACCGCTATCCGCTGCGGCATAATTGATCATGGTATTACCCATGCCATAACCAGCCACATTGAGCACCATGCCGTATTACATACGCTGGAGGCTATGGAAAAATCGGGTACCATCAAATTAAGTTTTGTTAATATTGATAGTAAAGGCAATGTAGATTACGATCACCTGGAAACTTTACTAAAAGACAATGCCAGGAGTTTTGTATCTATTATGCACGCTAACAACGAGATTGGCACCTTATCGGATATGAACCGCATTGGCGACCTTTGCGAGGCTTATAACGCCATTTATCATTGCGATACGGTACAAACCATGGGACACTACCAGCATGACCTGAGCAAGCTTAAAACTCATTTTTTGGTTTGCGCCGGTCATAAACTGCATGGGCCTAAAGGTGTTGGATTTTTACACATTAACCACCGCATTAAAATAAAGCCTTTAATATATGGCGGCTCGCAGGAGCGCAACATGCGTGGCGGTACCGAAAATATTTACGGAATTGTTGGCCTGGCAAAAGCTTTGGAGTTGGCTTATGCCGAAATGGAGCAACACGAGGCTCATATACAGGGCCTAAAATCATACATGCTGGGTAAATTAACCAGCGAAATTCCCGGCGTAAATTTCAACGGCGAAACCGATCCTGAAAAAAGTTTATACACTGTACTCAACGTTGCTTTCCCGGAAATGGAAATGGCCGATATGCTGTTATTTAATTTAGATATCAGTGGCATATCAGCATCAGGTGGCAGCGCCTGCAGCTCGGGCACCGATATTGGCTCGCATGTACTTACCTCGATAGGTGCAAGCTCATCCAGACCATCGGTAAGATTCTCTTTCTCCAAATACAACACCAAAGACGAAGTTGATTTCACGGTAGCCAAGGTAAAGGAACTTTGTTTGGTGAGCGCGTAA
- the accD gene encoding acetyl-CoA carboxylase, carboxyltransferase subunit beta: protein MAWFKRELKGIITTTEEKKETPDGIWNKCPNCKKPLHYSEQVENQYVCHYCGFHLRIGSKEYFSVLFDNNEFTELFADLTSGDPLHFEDTKKYTDRLTETQAKTGLKDAIRAAVGKIDGQDIVIACMDFNFIGGSMGSVVGEKIARSIDHSIANKIPFLMISKSGGARMMEAAFSLMQMAKTSAKLALLSQAKIPYISLLTDPTTGGVTASYAMLGDINIAEPGSLIGFAGPRVIKETIKKDLPKGFQTAEFVQEHGFLDFIVDRREMKEKLASFLKMMKN from the coding sequence ATGGCGTGGTTTAAACGAGAGTTGAAAGGGATAATTACGACTACTGAGGAAAAGAAGGAAACCCCTGATGGTATCTGGAATAAGTGCCCTAATTGTAAGAAACCTTTACACTATTCTGAGCAGGTTGAAAATCAATATGTTTGCCATTACTGTGGCTTTCACCTGCGTATAGGTTCAAAAGAGTATTTTTCTGTTTTGTTTGATAATAACGAGTTTACAGAATTATTTGCCGATTTAACATCAGGCGATCCGTTGCATTTTGAAGACACCAAAAAATATACCGACAGGTTAACAGAAACCCAGGCAAAAACCGGCTTGAAGGATGCTATCCGTGCAGCTGTTGGCAAAATTGACGGACAAGACATTGTGATTGCCTGTATGGATTTTAATTTTATCGGCGGTTCTATGGGTTCGGTAGTAGGCGAAAAAATTGCCCGCTCGATAGATCACAGCATAGCCAACAAAATCCCTTTCCTGATGATATCCAAATCTGGTGGTGCAAGGATGATGGAAGCCGCATTTTCATTAATGCAAATGGCCAAAACATCGGCTAAGCTGGCTTTATTATCGCAGGCTAAAATACCTTATATATCTTTATTAACCGACCCTACAACAGGCGGCGTTACGGCGTCATATGCTATGCTGGGCGATATAAACATTGCCGAGCCTGGTTCATTGATTGGCTTTGCCGGCCCAAGGGTTATTAAAGAAACTATCAAAAAAGACTTGCCAAAAGGATTCCAGACCGCAGAGTTTGTTCAGGAACACGGTTTCCTTGATTTTATAGTTGACCGCAGAGAGATGAAAGAGAAACTGGCGTCGTTTTTAAAGATGATGAAAAACTGA
- the fbaA gene encoding class II fructose-bisphosphate aldolase, translating to MDLKNYKGVLHGDQVQELFEAAKKHQFALPAVNVIGTNTINAVMETAKLVNSPVIIQLSNGGAQFYAGKSLDNSKLQACILGGVSAAKHVHLLAEHYGVAVILHTDHAAKKLLPWIDGLLDYGEKFFAETGKPLFSSHMLDLSEEPIEENIEISAKYLERMAKMGMTLEIELGVTGGEEDGVDNSDVDSSRLYTQPEEVSYSYEHLLKVSPRFTVAAAFGNVHGVYKPGNVKLQPVILHNSQEYVKQKFNLTEEKPINFVFHGGSGSSQEEIREAISYGAVKMNIDTDMQWAYWEGIKDYYKSKEGYLQSQIGSPDGEDSPNKKYYDPRVWLRKGEENFVKRLAAAFEDLNCIDATNKL from the coding sequence ATGGATTTAAAAAATTATAAAGGTGTTCTGCACGGCGATCAGGTGCAGGAACTGTTTGAAGCAGCTAAAAAGCATCAGTTTGCTTTGCCGGCGGTAAACGTTATAGGTACCAATACTATTAACGCAGTTATGGAAACAGCTAAGCTGGTAAATTCCCCGGTTATTATTCAGCTTTCAAATGGCGGTGCGCAATTTTACGCCGGCAAATCATTAGATAATTCAAAACTGCAAGCCTGTATTTTAGGTGGTGTATCAGCTGCAAAGCATGTTCACTTGCTGGCCGAACATTACGGTGTTGCCGTAATTTTGCATACCGACCATGCCGCAAAAAAATTATTACCATGGATTGACGGCCTGTTAGATTATGGCGAGAAGTTTTTTGCCGAAACAGGCAAGCCACTTTTTTCATCGCACATGCTTGATCTTTCTGAAGAACCTATCGAAGAAAATATCGAGATATCTGCTAAATACCTGGAGCGTATGGCCAAAATGGGCATGACACTTGAAATTGAATTAGGTGTTACCGGTGGCGAAGAAGACGGCGTTGACAACTCTGATGTTGACAGTTCGCGTTTATATACCCAGCCAGAAGAGGTTTCTTACTCATATGAGCATTTATTAAAAGTGAGCCCACGTTTTACAGTGGCAGCTGCTTTTGGTAACGTACATGGTGTGTACAAACCAGGCAACGTTAAATTGCAGCCGGTTATTTTGCATAACTCACAAGAGTATGTAAAACAAAAATTCAACTTAACCGAAGAAAAACCTATCAACTTTGTATTCCACGGCGGTTCTGGTTCAAGCCAGGAAGAAATCCGCGAGGCTATTTCATATGGTGCTGTTAAAATGAATATTGATACCGATATGCAATGGGCATACTGGGAAGGTATTAAAGATTACTATAAATCAAAAGAAGGATATCTGCAATCGCAAATTGGCAGCCCTGATGGCGAAGATTCTCCAAACAAAAAATATTATGATCCGCGCGTATGGTTACGTAAAGGCGAAGAAAATTTTGTTAAAAGACTTGCGGCGGCTTTCGAAGATCTTAATTGTATCGATGCCACCAACAAATTATAA
- a CDS encoding low affinity iron permease family protein, whose product MVKIKKKKKNLFERFANWATNATGSSAAFIGAVSIIIIWGVTGPIFQYSNTWQLIINTGTTIVTFLMVFLIQKSQNKDSKAIHLKLNELLASHQGASNRMVDIEDLNEMELDQLHKFYVQLSDLAELEDDITCTHSIDAAAENHNSKLEHLKASPHYINAIKNRSKKSN is encoded by the coding sequence ATGGTTAAGATTAAAAAAAAGAAAAAAAATCTGTTTGAAAGGTTTGCCAATTGGGCAACTAATGCTACCGGTAGTTCGGCCGCCTTTATAGGCGCGGTATCTATCATCATCATATGGGGAGTAACTGGGCCCATTTTTCAGTACTCCAATACCTGGCAGCTTATTATTAATACCGGTACAACAATAGTTACTTTTTTAATGGTTTTTTTGATCCAGAAATCACAAAATAAAGATTCAAAAGCCATACATTTAAAATTGAACGAACTGCTGGCCTCGCACCAGGGAGCAAGTAACCGGATGGTTGATATCGAAGACTTAAATGAGATGGAGCTTGATCAGTTGCATAAGTTTTATGTACAGCTATCTGACCTTGCCGAATTGGAAGATGACATCACCTGCACCCATTCGATTGACGCGGCCGCTGAAAACCATAATAGCAAATTAGAGCACCTTAAAGCAAGCCCACATTACATCAATGCCATCAAAAATCGAAGTAAAAAAAGTAATTGA
- a CDS encoding GNAT family N-acetyltransferase, producing MPSKIEVKKVIEQTELDKASAIRYEVFVIGQDCPPELEAEFDEESTHFLATVNGEPAGACRFRKTEKGYKLERFAVLQKFRGLGIGQTLVKAALEALPADADYIYLHAQVQAVSLYTRFGFVQSGSEFEEAGMRHYKMVKK from the coding sequence ATGCCATCAAAAATCGAAGTAAAAAAAGTAATTGAACAAACAGAACTGGATAAGGCATCGGCCATTAGATATGAAGTATTTGTTATTGGCCAGGATTGCCCCCCCGAGCTTGAGGCTGAATTTGATGAGGAATCCACACATTTTTTGGCAACAGTGAATGGAGAACCGGCCGGTGCCTGCCGCTTTAGGAAAACCGAAAAAGGCTATAAATTGGAACGATTTGCTGTACTACAAAAATTCCGGGGGCTGGGTATTGGCCAGACCCTTGTAAAAGCGGCGCTGGAGGCCTTGCCGGCCGACGCAGATTACATTTACCTGCACGCGCAGGTACAGGCAGTATCACTATATACCAGGTTTGGTTTTGTGCAGTCGGGGTCAGAGTTTGAAGAAGCTGGGATGAGGCATTATAAAATGGTTAAAAAATAA
- a CDS encoding DNA-formamidopyrimidine glycosylase family protein yields the protein MPELPDLQAFSHNLDKKLSGKTVKNVVIVNAKKLNVTHQQLKETLEGQKLDKVYREGKELYLKFGKGDILALHLMLHGKLFLFDGKNENKYPIIELHFTDGTGLVLTDFQGIANPTLNPEEKESPDAMAINADFLKTRLVKTKTNIKTVLLDQKIIRGIGNAYADEILWHAGISPFSVSNKIPEARLNDLTDSIHRVLKDAEKAILKSNPDIINGEVRDFMLIHNSKKTHSPKGAEIKVKEGSRKTYYTDEQELFE from the coding sequence ATGCCCGAACTACCCGATCTGCAGGCTTTCAGCCACAACCTTGATAAAAAACTTAGTGGTAAAACCGTTAAGAATGTTGTTATAGTTAATGCCAAAAAGCTTAATGTAACCCATCAACAGTTAAAAGAAACCCTTGAAGGCCAAAAGCTGGATAAGGTGTACCGCGAGGGCAAAGAGCTTTATTTAAAATTCGGCAAAGGTGATATACTTGCCCTGCACCTGATGCTGCACGGCAAGTTGTTTTTGTTTGATGGAAAAAACGAAAATAAATATCCCATCATCGAATTACATTTTACCGATGGTACCGGCCTGGTGCTAACTGACTTCCAGGGAATCGCCAATCCAACCTTAAACCCTGAAGAAAAAGAATCGCCGGATGCCATGGCAATTAATGCCGATTTTTTGAAAACACGGTTAGTTAAAACCAAAACCAACATAAAAACTGTTCTATTAGATCAAAAGATCATCCGGGGTATAGGCAATGCCTACGCCGACGAAATATTGTGGCATGCGGGCATCTCCCCTTTTTCGGTAAGCAACAAAATACCCGAAGCCAGGCTTAATGATCTTACTGATTCAATTCATCGTGTTTTAAAAGATGCTGAAAAGGCGATCCTTAAATCAAATCCGGACATCATTAACGGTGAGGTTCGCGATTTTATGCTGATCCATAACTCAAAGAAAACCCACAGTCCAAAAGGCGCAGAAATCAAAGTAAAAGAAGGCTCAAGGAAAACTTATTATACAGATGAGCAGGAGTTATTTGAGTAG
- a CDS encoding helix-turn-helix domain-containing protein, whose protein sequence is MTDNQNTFTLVDPLTGNLAFKLFLFEDNSYFDHLQRNNYFSVIWVKEGSGRLKSDFSEYSFEKDNLLAFTPYQPFMLSTAQAINGVAIQFHPDFFCIHKHHKEVSCSGILFDNIYHPPYIKIDATSAATFDMVINQVKAEMQNKGMAQFDILVSYLKIFLITASRLKSEQQVLDRDPDKINKEPLVLQSLQDAIEMHYKTKHSASDYADMLNISAKALARITKSHFNKTISNLIAERIIIEAKRELYLTNKPVKEIAWELGYEDEYYFSRFFKTNADVSPQMYRDTVGFGRASDNQLVN, encoded by the coding sequence ATGACCGACAACCAAAATACTTTTACCCTGGTTGATCCGTTAACCGGGAACCTTGCCTTTAAACTTTTTTTATTTGAGGATAACAGCTATTTCGACCATTTACAGCGCAATAATTATTTTTCGGTTATCTGGGTAAAAGAAGGATCGGGCAGGTTAAAATCTGATTTTTCGGAATATAGCTTTGAAAAGGACAACCTGCTTGCGTTTACGCCCTATCAGCCCTTTATGCTTTCTACAGCGCAAGCTATTAACGGCGTAGCTATTCAGTTTCACCCCGATTTTTTTTGTATCCATAAGCATCATAAAGAGGTATCGTGCAGTGGTATTTTGTTTGACAATATTTACCATCCGCCATATATAAAAATCGACGCCACCAGTGCGGCTACTTTTGATATGGTGATAAACCAGGTAAAAGCCGAAATGCAAAATAAGGGGATGGCCCAATTCGATATCCTGGTATCGTATCTGAAAATTTTCTTGATCACGGCCTCCCGTCTAAAATCCGAACAGCAGGTGTTGGACAGGGATCCCGACAAAATAAATAAAGAACCGCTTGTTTTGCAAAGCCTTCAGGATGCCATCGAAATGCATTACAAAACCAAGCACAGCGCGAGCGATTATGCCGATATGCTCAACATTTCGGCAAAAGCGCTGGCCCGCATCACCAAAAGCCATTTTAATAAAACCATCAGTAACCTGATTGCCGAACGCATTATCATCGAGGCCAAACGCGAGTTGTATTTAACCAATAAGCCCGTAAAAGAAATAGCATGGGAACTGGGATATGAAGACGAATATTATTTCAGCCGGTTTTTTAAAACCAATGCCGATGTATCGCCACAAATGTACCGGGATACAGTAGGATTTGGCAGGGCAAGTGACAATCAGCTGGTAAATTAA
- a CDS encoding pyridoxamine 5'-phosphate oxidase family protein, whose protein sequence is MNYAQIAFTDAVKEFQERYGSRAGYARQQEFKYTDGFTEAEEDFISQQDNFYLSTISESGYPYIQFRGGPKGFLKVLDHETLGFIDFGGNKQYISAGNLATHNKVALFLLDQAAKARLKIFAEASILDIDNNAELYDKLNLPDYKFKPERIILLKVTAYDWNCPQHITPRYTLEEIQHEFAAQHEYINKLRAENHALKAQLASK, encoded by the coding sequence ATGAATTACGCGCAAATTGCTTTTACCGATGCCGTAAAGGAATTCCAGGAACGTTATGGTAGCCGTGCCGGTTATGCACGGCAGCAGGAATTTAAATACACTGATGGTTTTACCGAAGCCGAAGAGGATTTTATAAGCCAGCAGGATAATTTTTACCTATCCACTATTAGCGAAAGTGGTTACCCTTATATACAGTTTCGCGGTGGTCCTAAAGGTTTTTTGAAGGTGTTGGATCATGAAACCCTGGGCTTTATTGATTTTGGAGGCAATAAGCAATACATATCCGCAGGTAATTTGGCTACCCACAATAAGGTAGCTTTATTCCTGTTAGATCAGGCCGCAAAAGCCCGGCTTAAGATTTTTGCAGAAGCAAGTATTTTAGATATCGATAATAACGCCGAATTGTATGATAAGCTAAACCTGCCGGATTATAAATTTAAGCCCGAAAGAATTATCCTGTTAAAGGTGACAGCCTACGATTGGAACTGCCCGCAACATATTACCCCAAGGTATACCCTTGAGGAGATTCAACATGAGTTTGCGGCCCAACACGAATACATCAATAAATTGAGAGCCGAAAACCACGCTCTTAAAGCACAGTTAGCATCAAAATAA
- a CDS encoding nuclear transport factor 2 family protein — protein sequence MENKRYPLPPFNMETAQQKVQAAEDAWNTRDPEKVSLAYTIDTEWRNRTDFINGREEVKQFLTQKWEKELDYKLKKELWGFRENRMAVRFEYEWHDHTGQWYRSYGNELWEFDENGYMQKRFASINDMPIAETDRKLY from the coding sequence ATGGAAAACAAACGCTATCCCCTCCCTCCTTTTAACATGGAAACAGCACAGCAGAAAGTGCAGGCTGCCGAGGATGCCTGGAATACCCGCGACCCTGAAAAGGTGAGCCTTGCCTATACCATTGATACTGAATGGCGCAACCGCACCGATTTTATAAATGGCCGCGAAGAAGTTAAACAGTTTTTAACGCAGAAATGGGAGAAAGAACTGGATTATAAATTAAAGAAAGAACTTTGGGGTTTCCGCGAAAACCGTATGGCTGTAAGGTTTGAGTACGAATGGCACGACCACACCGGCCAGTGGTATCGTAGCTACGGAAACGAGCTTTGGGAGTTTGACGAGAATGGCTACATGCAAAAGCGTTTTGCCAGCATTAACGATATGCCTATTGCCGAAACCGATAGGAAACTATATTAA
- a CDS encoding carboxymuconolactone decarboxylase family protein — MARLKALNPDEATGKTKELFSAIQSKLGVVPNMMRTMGNSSALLEGYLNFSGALAHGKLGAKTGELLAMAVSEKNNCDYCLSAHTYIGEKLAHIDAATLTDARNANSHDAKTAAALQFATILTAKQGLVNDADVEAVKAAGFTDGEIGEIVGHVALNVLTNYFNNTAKTDIDFPVVNAYNSVEAL, encoded by the coding sequence ATGGCACGTTTAAAAGCATTAAATCCTGACGAAGCTACAGGCAAAACAAAAGAATTATTTTCTGCAATACAAAGTAAATTGGGTGTTGTACCCAACATGATGCGCACCATGGGCAATTCATCGGCCTTGTTAGAAGGTTACCTGAACTTTAGCGGGGCACTGGCACATGGCAAGCTTGGAGCAAAAACCGGTGAGCTGCTGGCTATGGCCGTATCCGAAAAAAACAATTGTGATTACTGTTTATCTGCACATACCTATATAGGCGAAAAGCTGGCACATATTGACGCTGCAACTTTAACAGATGCCCGTAACGCGAATAGCCATGATGCCAAAACAGCTGCAGCTTTGCAATTTGCAACCATCTTAACAGCAAAACAAGGACTGGTAAATGATGCCGATGTTGAAGCGGTAAAAGCGGCTGGCTTTACCGACGGCGAGATAGGCGAAATTGTTGGCCATGTGGCACTAAATGTTCTGACCAACTATTTTAATAATACTGCCAAAACCGACATTGATTTCCCCGTGGTAAACGCTTATAATTCTGTTGAAGCCTTGTAA
- a CDS encoding winged helix DNA-binding domain-containing protein, with product MKDNPLARLRMYNQYISSPVFSKPEDVVKNMVAMQAQDYAGAKWAIGIRMTSAKESIVEQAITDGRILRTHLLRPTWHFVAPADIRWMLALTAPRIHAINAGMYKKFELDSIVFNKANEVFIQAMQGNKQLTRAELTDVLTRNHIPTDDLRFTLLLMHAELDGVICSGGRIGKQFTYALLDDRVPATPLLTHDEALTKLATGFFNTRGPATVHDFANWSGLTIADAGTGLEHIKGHLISEVIDGKTYWMPHHTTTAPTKNKAYLLPAYDEFAIAYKDRDALVAPKYREQARYVIFDPVIVIDNQVVGNWKRAIKTNTVDINYNLFGKLNKVQTTRLATAANIYKKFIL from the coding sequence ATGAAAGATAATCCTTTAGCCCGGTTGCGAATGTATAACCAGTACATTAGCAGCCCCGTTTTTAGCAAGCCGGAGGATGTTGTCAAAAACATGGTGGCCATGCAGGCCCAGGATTACGCAGGGGCCAAATGGGCCATTGGGATACGTATGACCTCGGCAAAAGAAAGTATTGTTGAACAAGCTATCACCGATGGCCGCATATTGCGCACCCACCTGCTAAGGCCTACCTGGCACTTTGTTGCGCCCGCCGATATCCGTTGGATGCTGGCGCTTACCGCACCCCGTATACATGCCATTAACGCAGGGATGTATAAAAAATTCGAACTGGATAGTATTGTATTTAATAAAGCCAACGAGGTATTTATACAAGCCATGCAAGGCAATAAACAACTCACCCGGGCAGAATTAACCGACGTGCTAACCAGAAATCATATTCCAACCGACGACTTACGCTTTACCCTTTTACTGATGCATGCCGAACTTGACGGCGTTATTTGCAGTGGTGGCCGCATTGGTAAACAATTTACATACGCGCTGCTTGATGACCGGGTGCCGGCAACCCCATTGCTAACCCACGACGAAGCGCTAACTAAACTGGCAACGGGCTTTTTTAATACGCGGGGGCCAGCTACCGTACACGATTTTGCCAACTGGTCGGGGCTTACTATTGCAGACGCCGGTACCGGTCTTGAACATATAAAAGGGCACCTAATAAGCGAAGTAATTGACGGAAAGACATATTGGATGCCCCATCATACAACAACTGCTCCAACTAAAAACAAAGCTTACTTGTTGCCTGCTTATGATGAATTTGCCATAGCCTATAAAGATCGCGACGCGTTGGTTGCGCCCAAATACAGGGAGCAGGCCAGGTATGTAATTTTCGATCCGGTGATTGTGATAGATAACCAGGTTGTTGGCAACTGGAAGCGGGCAATTAAAACAAACACTGTTGATATTAATTATAACCTGTTTGGCAAACTTAATAAAGTTCAAACAACAAGATTGGCTACTGCTGCCAACATATACAAAAAGTTTATTTTATAA
- a CDS encoding DUF3291 domain-containing protein codes for MYVSLTIIRYRKLFIPFALLAMAIHRLPLLLQKGCTFYKLLGSGKNGTFDLQPDWQQWGLLACWESREDFDRFYNRSFVSGWWKIFGHEGYTVLCQPLQSHGKWSGKEPFGNPEATNYTGPVAVLTRATIRISRLKNFWSHVDEVAGLMTSAPGYVTSFGVGEAPVYRQATFSVWKSIDDVKNFAYKSREHAEVIKLTRSENWYSEELFARFRLVASFGSLDGKDPLNDLLKN; via the coding sequence ATGTATGTTAGCTTAACCATAATACGTTACCGCAAGCTGTTTATACCATTCGCATTACTCGCCATGGCTATCCACCGGCTGCCCTTGCTGCTGCAAAAAGGCTGCACATTTTACAAGCTGCTGGGCTCGGGCAAAAACGGAACTTTTGATTTACAACCCGACTGGCAGCAGTGGGGCTTATTAGCCTGCTGGGAAAGCCGTGAAGATTTTGACAGGTTTTATAACCGGTCGTTTGTATCGGGCTGGTGGAAAATATTTGGCCATGAAGGTTATACCGTACTATGCCAGCCCCTGCAAAGCCATGGTAAGTGGAGTGGCAAAGAACCCTTTGGCAATCCCGAAGCCACAAATTATACCGGCCCCGTGGCTGTGCTAACACGGGCCACCATCCGCATAAGCAGGCTTAAGAATTTCTGGAGTCATGTGGATGAGGTGGCTGGTCTAATGACATCGGCCCCTGGTTATGTTACCTCGTTTGGTGTTGGCGAAGCGCCCGTTTATCGGCAGGCAACATTTTCTGTTTGGAAAAGCATTGATGATGTAAAAAACTTTGCCTACAAAAGCCGGGAGCACGCCGAGGTAATAAAACTTACCCGCAGCGAGAACTGGTACAGCGAAGAGTTATTTGCTCGCTTCCGGCTGGTTGCCAGCTTTGGTTCGCTGGACGGTAAAGACCCTTTAAATGATTTATTGAAAAATTAA
- a CDS encoding ThuA domain-containing protein, which produces MKKLIIICLLTGLAIINAAAKTKVLVFCKTAGFHHNSIAVGVPAIMKLGAENGFTVDSTTNAEKFTAANLKQYAAVIFLSTTGDVLNDAQQTAFEQYIKAGGGFVGVHAATDTEYDWAWYGKLVGAYFKSHPKQQEAVLHIVDHDFIATKHLPEDWKRWDEWYNYKWIADDLHVLIKIDEKSYTGGENGVNHPMAWYHSFDGGRAFYTELGHTDESYADPLYLKHLLGGIQYAIGKK; this is translated from the coding sequence ATGAAAAAATTAATCATCATTTGCCTGCTAACGGGCTTGGCTATCATCAATGCAGCCGCCAAAACCAAAGTGCTGGTATTTTGCAAAACAGCCGGGTTTCATCACAATTCTATAGCGGTTGGCGTACCGGCTATTATGAAGCTGGGGGCCGAAAATGGCTTTACTGTAGATAGCACAACCAATGCCGAAAAGTTTACTGCCGCCAACTTAAAGCAATATGCGGCTGTAATATTTTTAAGTACTACGGGTGATGTTTTGAACGATGCGCAGCAAACAGCCTTTGAACAGTATATTAAAGCCGGTGGCGGCTTTGTTGGGGTACATGCGGCCACCGATACCGAATATGATTGGGCCTGGTATGGCAAGCTGGTTGGCGCTTATTTTAAAAGTCACCCTAAACAGCAGGAAGCGGTTTTACATATTGTCGACCATGATTTTATTGCCACCAAACACCTGCCCGAAGACTGGAAACGCTGGGACGAATGGTATAATTACAAATGGATTGCCGATGACCTGCATGTATTGATCAAGATAGATGAAAAAAGCTACACAGGCGGCGAAAACGGCGTTAACCATCCTATGGCCTGGTATCACAGCTTTGATGGCGGCAGGGCCTTTTATACTGAGCTTGGGCACACCGACGAGTCATATGCCGATCCGTTATACCTGAAGCATTTGCTGGGCGGGATTCAATATGCAATAGGGAAGAAGTAG